From a region of the Salvelinus alpinus chromosome 2, SLU_Salpinus.1, whole genome shotgun sequence genome:
- the LOC139544474 gene encoding basic salivary proline-rich protein 1-like isoform X3 — protein sequence MPQVWNLVQKPQEPLPRQKPQAPLPRQKPQGPLPRQKPQGPLPRQEPQGPLPRQEPQAPLPRQEPQAPLPRQEPQAPLPRQEPQAPLPRQEPQAPLPRQEPQAPLPRQEPQAPLPRQEPQAPLPRQEPQAPLPRQEPQAPLPRQEPQAPLPRQEPQAPLPRQEPQATLPRQESHRPPCLGRSHRPWPSCSTPQATWILAAVMFLRILGLTVTMKAPNVSAPAAFKAASLNSQFSSQYSYKSVYENGKTVYSQTCHTTGEVIPF from the exons ATGCCTCAAGTGTGGAATCTTGTTCAAAAGCCACAGGAGCCCTTGCCTCGGCAGAAGCCacaggcgcccttgcctcggcagAAGCCACAGGGGCCCTTGCCTCGGCAGAAGCCACAGGggcccttgcctcggcaggagccacaggggcccttgcctcggcaggagccacaggcgcccttgcctcggcaggagccacaggcgcccttgcctcggcaggagccacaggcgcccttgcctcggcaggagccacaggcgcccttgcctcggcaggagccacaggcgcccttgcctcggcaggagccacaggcgcccttgcctcggcaggagccacaggcgcccttgcctcggcaggagccacaggcgcccttgcctcggcaggagccacaggcgcccttgcctcggcaggagccacaggcgcccttgcctcggcaggagccacaggcgcccttgcctcggcaggagccacaggcgcccttgcctcggcaggagccacaggccaccttgcctcggcagga gagccacaggccaccttgcctcggcaggagccacaggccTTGGCCCTCCTGTTCAACTCCTCAAGCAACATGGATTTTAGCAGCAGTGATGTTTCTCAGGATTTTGGGTCTGACGGTGACAATGAAAGCACCCAATGTGTCAGCTCCAGCAGCGTTCAAGGCAGCATCTTTGAACAGCCAATTCTCATCCCAATATAGTTACAAATCGGTGTATGAGAATGGCAAAACTGTCTACTCCCAAACCTGCCACACCACTGGGGAGGTTATACCTTTTTGA
- the LOC139544474 gene encoding basic salivary proline-rich protein 2-like isoform X4, producing the protein MPQVWNLVQKPQEPLPRQKPQAPLPRQKPQGPLPRQKPQGPLPRQEPQGPLPRQEPQAPLPRQEPQAPLPRQEPQAPLPRQEPQAPLPRQEPQAPLPRQEPQAPLPRQEPQAPLPRQEPQAPLPRQEPQAPLPRQEPQAPLPRQEPQAPLPRQEPQAPLPRQEPQATLPRQEPQATLPRQEPQALALLFNSSSNMDFSSSDVSQDFGSDGDNESTQCVSSSSVQGSIFEQPILIPI; encoded by the exons ATGCCTCAAGTGTGGAATCTTGTTCAAAAGCCACAGGAGCCCTTGCCTCGGCAGAAGCCacaggcgcccttgcctcggcagAAGCCACAGGGGCCCTTGCCTCGGCAGAAGCCACAGGggcccttgcctcggcaggagccacaggggcccttgcctcggcaggagccacaggcgcccttgcctcggcaggagccacaggcgcccttgcctcggcaggagccacaggcgcccttgcctcggcaggagccacaggcgcccttgcctcggcaggagccacaggcgcccttgcctcggcaggagccacaggcgcccttgcctcggcaggagccacaggcgcccttgcctcggcaggagccacaggcgcccttgcctcggcaggagccacaggcgcccttgcctcggcaggagccacaggcgcccttgcctcggcaggagccacaggcgcccttgcctcggcaggagccacaggcgcccttgcctcggcaggagccacaggccaccttgcctcggcaggagccacaggccaccttgcctcggcaggagccacag gccTTGGCCCTCCTGTTCAACTCCTCAAGCAACATGGATTTTAGCAGCAGTGATGTTTCTCAGGATTTTGGGTCTGACGGTGACAATGAAAGCACCCAATGTGTCAGCTCCAGCAGCGTTCAAGGCAGCATCTTTGAACAGCCAATTCTCATCCCAATATAG
- the LOC139544474 gene encoding autotransporter adhesin BpaC-like isoform X1, producing MRKMAVSFELSLRISWICCLLIGGITCYPPPKGNYRYIPQNQLKGTSHNAAEATGSRASAGEAATLNASASVTTGPNTLGGATGTRASAAEVATHNASSSVTTGPNTLGEATGHSATQAATHNASASVTTGPNTLGEATGHNASSSVTTGPNALAEATGHNASSVESCSKATGALASAEATGALASAEATGALASAEATGALASAGATGALASAGATGALASAGATGALASAGATGALASAGATGALASAGATGALASAGATGALASAGATGALASAGATGALASAGATGALASAGATGALASAGATGALASAGATLPRQEPQATLPRQEPQATLPRQEPQALALLFNSSSNMDFSSSDVSQDFGSDGDNESTQCVSSSSVQGSIFEQPILIPI from the exons ATGAGAAAAATGGCTGTGAGTTTTGAATTGTCTTTGAG aattTCTTGGATTTGTTGCCTGCTAATTGGAGGGATAACCTGTTATCCTCCACCTAAAG GTAATTATAGATATATTCCCCAAAATCAATTAAAAGGAACTAGCCACAATGCAGCGGAAGCTACCGGCTCCCGTGCCTCGGCAGGTGAAGCAGCCACCCTTAATGCCTCAGCAAGTGTCACGACTGGCCCAAATACCTTAGGTGGAGCAACCGGAACCCGTGCCTCAGCAGCAGAAGTAGCCACCCACAATGCTTCATCAAGCGTCACAACTGGCCCAAATACCTTAGGTGAAGCAACTGGACACAGTGCCACGCAAGCGGCCACCCATAATGCCTCAGCAAGCGTCACGACTGGCCCAAATACCTTAGGTGAAGCAACTGGCCACAATGCTTCATCAAGCGTCACGACTGGCCCAAATGCCTTAGCTGAAGCAACCGGCCACAATGCCTCAAGTGTGGAATCTTGTTCAAAAGCCACAGGAGCCCTTGCCTCGGCAGAAGCCacaggcgcccttgcctcggcagAAGCCACAGGGGCCCTTGCCTCGGCAGAAGCCACAGGggcccttgcctcggcaggagccacaggggcccttgcctcggcaggagccacaggcgcccttgcctcggcaggagccacaggcgcccttgcctcggcaggagccacaggcgcccttgcctcggcaggagccacaggcgcccttgcctcggcaggagccacaggcgcccttgcctcggcaggagccacaggcgcccttgcctcggcaggagccacaggcgcccttgcctcggcaggagccacaggcgcccttgcctcggcaggagccacaggcgcccttgcctcggcaggagccacaggcgcccttgcctcggcaggagccacaggcgcccttgcctcggcagga gccaccttgcctcggcaggagccacaggccaccttgcctcggcaggagccacaggccaccttgcctcggcaggagccacaggccTTGGCCCTCCTGTTCAACTCCTCAAGCAACATGGATTTTAGCAGCAGTGATGTTTCTCAGGATTTTGGGTCTGACGGTGACAATGAAAGCACCCAATGTGTCAGCTCCAGCAGCGTTCAAGGCAGCATCTTTGAACAGCCAATTCTCATCCCAATATAG
- the LOC139544474 gene encoding basic salivary proline-rich protein 2-like isoform X2, whose protein sequence is MPQVWNLVQKPQEPLPRQKPQAPLPRQKPQGPLPRQKPQGPLPRQEPQGPLPRQEPQAPLPRQEPQAPLPRQEPQAPLPRQEPQAPLPRQEPQAPLPRQEPQAPLPRQEPQAPLPRQEPQAPLPRQEPQAPLPRQEPQAPLPRQEPQAPLPRQEPQAPLPRQEPQATLPRQEPQATLPRQEPQAPLPRQEPQATLPRQEPQATLPRQEPQATLPRQEPQATLPRQEPQATLPRQEPQALALLFNSSSNMDFSSSDVSQDFGSDGDNESTQCVSSSSVQGSIFEQPILIPI, encoded by the coding sequence ATGCCTCAAGTGTGGAATCTTGTTCAAAAGCCACAGGAGCCCTTGCCTCGGCAGAAGCCacaggcgcccttgcctcggcagAAGCCACAGGGGCCCTTGCCTCGGCAGAAGCCACAGGggcccttgcctcggcaggagccacaggggcccttgcctcggcaggagccacaggcgcccttgcctcggcaggagccacaggcgcccttgcctcggcaggagccacaggcgcccttgcctcggcaggagccacaggcgcccttgcctcggcaggagccacaggcgcccttgcctcggcaggagccacaggcgcccttgcctcggcaggagccacaggcgcccttgcctcggcaggagccacaggcgcccttgcctcggcaggagccacaggcgcccttgcctcggcaggagccacaggcgcccttgcctcggcaggagccacaggcgcccttgcctcggcaggagccacaggcgcccttgcctcggcaggagccacaggccaccttgcctcggcaggagccacaggccaccttgcctcggcaggagccacaggcgcccttgcctcggcaggagccacaggccaccttgcctcggcaggagccacaggccaccttgcctcggcaggagccacaggccaccttgcctcggcaggagccacaggccaccttgcctcggcaggagccacaggccaccttgcctcggcaggagccacaggccTTGGCCCTCCTGTTCAACTCCTCAAGCAACATGGATTTTAGCAGCAGTGATGTTTCTCAGGATTTTGGGTCTGACGGTGACAATGAAAGCACCCAATGTGTCAGCTCCAGCAGCGTTCAAGGCAGCATCTTTGAACAGCCAATTCTCATCCCAATATAG